In Phreatobacter oligotrophus, the following are encoded in one genomic region:
- a CDS encoding Bug family tripartite tricarboxylate transporter substrate binding protein, whose amino-acid sequence MKALLGAAVAAIGLATALGPMPAMAQGARTITLVSGFAAGTAPDTLARILAEAMQRAGNASVVVENVPGAGGQVASARVARAAADGATVLLGEVGSVAIAPFAFATLPYDPARDFTYVSEVARTTFAFAVPAQGGPATMAAFVEAAKKADRTLLGTFGVTSPAHIAAELFAQSAGFKGEPVHYRAVADGIGDIARGQTAGAFLSVPLASAQIRSGGIRAIVQTGETRSPMLPDVPTAREAGMPDLTIASWFVLMVPAATPAATVAEIHRAAAAAMKDPAALERLRGAGFEAVGSSPDEVRAMIARERDRWKPVIERAGIRITN is encoded by the coding sequence TCGTCTCCGGCTTTGCCGCCGGCACCGCGCCGGACACGCTCGCCCGCATCCTCGCCGAGGCCATGCAGCGCGCCGGCAATGCCTCCGTCGTCGTCGAGAACGTGCCGGGCGCCGGCGGCCAGGTCGCCTCGGCCCGCGTTGCCCGCGCCGCGGCGGATGGCGCCACCGTCCTTCTCGGCGAGGTCGGCTCGGTCGCCATCGCGCCCTTCGCCTTCGCCACGCTCCCCTATGATCCCGCCCGGGACTTCACCTATGTGAGCGAGGTGGCCCGCACCACCTTCGCCTTCGCCGTGCCGGCCCAGGGCGGACCTGCCACCATGGCCGCCTTCGTCGAGGCGGCGAAGAAGGCCGACCGCACCCTGCTCGGCACGTTTGGCGTCACCAGCCCCGCCCATATCGCCGCCGAGCTCTTCGCCCAGAGCGCCGGCTTCAAGGGCGAGCCTGTCCACTACCGCGCCGTGGCCGACGGCATCGGCGACATCGCCCGCGGCCAGACCGCCGGCGCCTTCCTCTCGGTGCCGCTGGCGTCGGCGCAGATCCGCTCCGGCGGCATTCGCGCCATCGTCCAGACCGGCGAGACGCGCTCGCCCATGCTCCCCGACGTGCCGACCGCCCGCGAGGCCGGCATGCCGGACCTCACCATCGCCTCCTGGTTCGTGCTGATGGTGCCGGCGGCAACCCCCGCCGCCACCGTCGCCGAGATCCACCGCGCCGCGGCCGCCGCCATGAAGGACCCGGCGGCGCTGGAGCGCCTGCGCGGCGCCGGCTTCGAGGCGGTCGGTTCCAGCCCGGACGAGGTCAGGGCCATGATCGCCCGCGAGCGCGACCGCTGGAAGCCGGTCATCGAGCGCGCCGGCATCCGGATCACGAACTGA